A window of Ananas comosus cultivar F153 linkage group 4, ASM154086v1, whole genome shotgun sequence contains these coding sequences:
- the LOC109709475 gene encoding GDSL esterase/lipase At3g62280-like produces the protein MGNSRAGYSLPSFNNLFVVVILVLYPLPTHVDSKCIIFNFGDSNSDTGALTSGLGLYLGPPAGRQFFHKTTGRFCDGRLYIDFICENLKINYLSPYLESLGSNFTHGVNFAVAGAATQMTGVPFPLSTQVLQFLHFKNRTRDLRSKGLGSLISEKEFHDAVYSFDMGQNDISIAFIANLSYPRVVDNIPSILSRIEDAIELVYENGGRKFWIYNTGPLGCLPQTLALRKKNDSELDLLGCLADYNNAAKAFNEQMNKLCDKLSSEYKNATTVCTDMYSIKYDLFANHKEYGFENPLMACCGHGGPPYNYADRITCGQPTATACAVGDRSISWDGVHYTEVANKIAASKILSGKYSNPQIKLTTLCRS, from the exons ATGGGTAATTCCAGAGCAGGATATAGTCTCCCTTCTTTCAATAATCTGTTTGTTGTTGTGATCCTTGTGTTATATCCTTTACCAACTCATGTTGATTCCAAATGTATTATCTTCAACTTTGGTGATTCGAACTCAGACACGGGGGCCCTTACCTCTGGTCTCGGCCTCTATCTCGGCCCCCCAGCCGGCCGCCAATTCTTCCACAAGACTACTGGCCGGTTCTGTGACGGCCGGCTGTATATTGATTTCATCT GTGAGAACTTGAAGATAAATTATCTGAGCCCTTATCTGGAGTCGTTAGGGTCGAACTTTACGCATGGAGTGAACTTTGCTGTAGCTGGTGCGGCCACTCAGATGACCGGAGTTCCATTTCCTTTATCTACTCAAGTTCTTCAATTCCTTCACTTCAAGAATCGCACGCGAGATCTCCGCTCAAAAG GCTTAGGTTCATTGATCAGCGAGAAGGAATTCCATGATGCAGTTTATTCCTTTGACATGGGGCAGAATGATATCTCTATCGCCTTCATTGCTAACTTGAGCTATCCCCGAGTCGTGGACAACATACCATCTATTCTCTCAAGAATCGAAGATGCCATTGAG TTAGTATACGAAAATGGTGGTCGCAAATTCTGGATATACAATACAGGGCCCCTTGGATGTTTACCGCAGACGCTTGCGCTGAGGAAAAAGAACGACAGCGAGCTTGATCTGTTGGGCTGTCTTGCTGATTACAACAATGCAGCAAAAGCTTTTAACGAGCAAATGAATAAATTATGCGACAAATTGAGTTCCGAGTACAAGAATGCTACTACTGTCTGCACAGATATGTATTCTATCAAGTATGATCTCTTCGCTAATCATAAAGAATACG GTTTTGAGAACCCATTGATGGCTTGTTGCGGCCACGGCGGGCCGCCGTACAACTACGCAGATCGGATAACTTGCGGCCAGCCCACGGCGACAGCTTGTGCGGTGGGCGATCGGTCAATAAGCTGGGATGGGGTACACTACACAGAAGTTGCAAATAAGATAGCCGCTTCTAAGATACTATCAGGAAAATATTCTAATCCCCAGATTAAGCTCACAACTCTTTGCAGAAGTTGA
- the LOC109709436 gene encoding polygalacturonase At1g48100-like has protein sequence MELARMVMLLVFISSIFFGTCVESRTHHHKKHPKHSNISQPPTGAYPPSEPPEPVSDGSNSSSTNSTGLIPPPSPSPSPIGDGTRGDSSNSSVIYDVRAYGAVGDGVCDDTEAFKNAWDSACESGSATVLAPKGYTFIIHSTIFTGPCQSGLIFQVEGTILAPDNPDSWPSNSRRNWLVFYRTDGIALQGGGLIDGRGEKWWNLPCKPHKGINGTTLPGPCDSPVALRFFTSSNITVSGVKIQNSPQFHFRFDMCRNVTIDSISISSPALSPNTDGIHVENSQYVTIHNSVISNGDDCISIGAGTVNIDIQNVTCGPSHGISIGSLGKQNSRACVSNITVKNAVIKHSDNGVRIKTWQGGSGSVSSVTFENIKMDTVRNPIIIDQFYCLSKNCPNQTSAVFVSDITYSNIRGTYDIRSPPIHLGCSDSVPCTNITLTEVELFPSAGDLISDPFCWNVYGVSETVTIPPIPCLLEGLPRSILDIENDRCF, from the exons ATGGAACTAGCTAGGATGGTAATGCTCCTTGTATTCATTTCCTCTATCTTCTTTGGGACTTGTGTTGAGAGTAGAACTCATCATCATAAGAAGCATCCAAAGCATAGCAATATTTCTCAACCTCCAACAGGAGCATACCCTCCTTCTGAGCCTCCTGAACCAGTTAGTGATGGGTCTAACTCGAGCTCAACCAATTCGACCGGTCTAATCCCTCCCCCTTCCCCCTCTCCATCTCCCATTGGTGATGGGACTAGAGGGGACTCATCGAACTCGAGTGTTATCTATGATGTTCGAGCGTATGGAGCGGTTGGCGACGGAGTTTGCGACGACACGGAAGCATTTAAAAATGCTTGGGACTCTGCTTGTGAATCTGGGTCGGCAACAGTTCTTGCTCCTAAAGGATACACTTTCATTATACATTCAACTATTTTTACAGGGCCATGTCAAAGTGGACTCATTTTTCAG GTCGAGGGGACGATTTTGGCGCCCGATAATCCGGATTCGTGGCCGAGCAACAGCAGGAGGAATTGGCTTGTGTTTTATAGAACCGACGGAATCGCCCTACAAGGAGGAGGGCTCATTGATGGAAGAGGAGAGAAGTGGTGGAATCTCCCTTGCAAGCCTCACAAG GGGATAAATGGGACAACTTTGCCTGGGCCCTGTGATAGCCCTGTT GCCTTGAGGTTCTTCACGAGCTCAAACATAACAGTCAGCGGAGTGAAAATCCAGAACAGTCCACAGTTCCACTTCCGGTTTGACATGTGCAGGAATGTCACCATTGATTCTATCTCCATTAGCTCGCCAGCTTTGAGCCCTAACACTGATGGCATTCATGTTGAGAACTCGCAATATGTCACAATTCATAACTCAGTAATCTCCAACG GCGACGACTGCATATCTATTGGAGCTGGAACTGTGAACATAGATATACAGAATGTGACATGCGGGCCAAGTCATGGTATAAG CATAGGGAGTCTGGGCAAGCAAAACTCGCGAGCTTGCGTCAGCAACATAACAGTAAAAAATGCCGTAATAAAGCACTCGGATAACGGAGTTCGAATTAAGACATGGCAAGGCGGTTCGGGCTCGGTCTCGTCGGTCACCTTCGAGAACATAAAAATGGACACGGTTCGAAACCCGATTATAATTGATCAGTTCTACTGTCTCTCCAAGAACTGTCCGAACCAAACTTCCGCTGTCTTCGTGTCAGATATAACATACTCAAACATCAGAGGGACTTACGATATTCGGAGCCCACCGATTCATTTGGGGTGCAGCGATTCGGTCCCATGCACGAATATTACACTAACCGAAGTTGAACTTTTTCCGTCAGCAGGAGACTTGATATCAGACCCCTTCTGTTGGAATGTATACGGTGTTTCAGAAACTGTGACGATTCCTCCGATCCCGTGCTTGCTGGAGGGTCTGCCGCGATCGATCTTGGATATTGAGAATGATCGATGTTTCTAA